One stretch of Sulfuricaulis sp. DNA includes these proteins:
- a CDS encoding glycosyltransferase family 4 protein, giving the protein MRTIANMVERLGDEFDFRIVTTDRDIDDAQAYGGVQVDRWNRVGNAQVYYASPGSRSLRRISQIMQQTPHDVQYLNSFFDPVFTFKPLLARYLGWAPASALVIAPRGEFSVGALEIKRWKKAAYIAVMRKLGLCREAIWQASSELEVADIMLVMNPLNQRGEMVVAADIVGEAATGESGDLEVPVQIAFNPSEGLQGAVHRNNREFRSAGEPLRLCFLSRISPKKNLDYALRVLAQVRVPIRFSIYGPQEEPAYWAECQRLIAALPAHVEATYCGSVEHQHVVAIFTQHDLFFFPTRGENFGHVIYEALCAGTPVLLSDQTPWRDLEQHGVGWALPLGDPSAFVRVIEDVADWNSESTRVTLVRATAYAKRVGSDVDVMESNRRLFRRQMTHGAPLQ; this is encoded by the coding sequence ATGCGCACTATCGCCAACATGGTGGAACGACTGGGCGACGAGTTTGATTTTCGTATCGTCACTACGGATCGTGACATCGACGACGCCCAGGCGTATGGAGGGGTACAGGTCGATCGCTGGAACCGGGTCGGGAATGCGCAAGTGTACTACGCGAGCCCGGGCTCACGTTCGTTGCGACGAATCTCACAGATCATGCAACAAACTCCGCACGACGTGCAATACCTAAACAGCTTTTTTGACCCGGTGTTCACCTTCAAACCACTGTTGGCACGTTACCTTGGCTGGGCGCCCGCCAGCGCGCTGGTGATCGCTCCGCGGGGCGAATTTTCCGTGGGAGCGCTGGAGATTAAGCGTTGGAAGAAGGCGGCGTACATCGCGGTGATGCGCAAGCTGGGTTTGTGCCGTGAAGCGATATGGCAGGCATCGAGCGAGCTTGAGGTAGCCGACATCATGCTTGTGATGAACCCGCTCAACCAGAGGGGGGAAATGGTAGTGGCAGCCGATATCGTTGGGGAGGCGGCAACAGGAGAGTCTGGAGATTTGGAAGTGCCTGTTCAGATTGCCTTCAACCCCTCAGAAGGATTGCAAGGCGCAGTGCATCGGAACAATCGCGAATTCCGATCTGCGGGCGAGCCATTGAGGCTTTGCTTCCTGTCGCGCATCTCGCCAAAGAAAAACCTGGACTACGCACTGCGGGTTCTCGCACAGGTGCGCGTGCCCATAAGGTTTAGTATCTATGGCCCGCAGGAAGAGCCCGCGTACTGGGCCGAATGTCAGCGTTTGATAGCGGCCCTGCCGGCACATGTTGAAGCCACTTATTGCGGAAGCGTTGAACACCAGCACGTTGTGGCGATTTTTACTCAGCACGACCTATTCTTTTTCCCCACCCGGGGCGAGAATTTCGGGCATGTGATCTACGAGGCGCTGTGCGCCGGGACGCCAGTGCTGTTGAGTGACCAAACCCCGTGGCGCGACCTGGAGCAGCATGGAGTCGGCTGGGCCCTGCCGCTCGGTGATCCGTCGGCCTTCGTGCGTGTGATCGAGGACGTGGCCGACTGGAATTCAGAGTCCACGCGCGTAACTTTGGTACGGGCTACAGCGTATGCGAAACGTGTCGGATCGGATGTGGATGTGATGGAATCTAACCGGAGGCTTTTCCGTAGGCAGATGACTCACGGCGCTCCCCTTCAATGA
- a CDS encoding glycosyltransferase family 4 protein, protein MTAVTNRLDDSALRKVDAIQVMNPWMLDYARTINAGRSDVDIRYAPPGVDAAMFHPLCERMPAQDPYILCVGRLDDPRKNIGLLLEAFDRLPLALGRVNLVTAGSGEPPLSYWDRVRMLGLGDRVRHVARPSTEELVALYQRATAFALPSDEEGFGLVILEAMACGVPVVSTRSGGPDGIIADGEDGFLVPLNDSGSLADRLARLCMDEEMNRAMGQRGRVTIEQRYAEVIAANTLLDIWERMLPKAQRKAVRSLSSHEGQGAIL, encoded by the coding sequence ATGACGGCGGTCACCAACCGGCTTGATGACAGTGCGCTTCGTAAGGTGGATGCGATACAAGTCATGAATCCGTGGATGCTTGATTACGCGCGCACGATTAACGCAGGACGCAGCGACGTCGATATCCGCTACGCACCACCCGGTGTGGACGCTGCCATGTTCCATCCGCTGTGCGAGCGGATGCCGGCCCAGGATCCGTACATCCTCTGCGTAGGCCGGCTAGATGATCCACGTAAGAACATTGGCTTGCTGTTAGAGGCGTTTGACCGTCTCCCGCTGGCGTTGGGTCGGGTTAATCTTGTGACGGCGGGCTCAGGCGAGCCGCCCCTGTCGTATTGGGATCGCGTTCGGATGTTGGGGTTGGGCGACCGAGTCCGCCATGTGGCACGCCCCTCAACGGAAGAACTGGTTGCCCTGTATCAGCGAGCGACAGCATTCGCTTTACCTTCGGATGAGGAGGGGTTTGGCCTGGTTATCCTCGAAGCCATGGCCTGTGGTGTGCCAGTAGTATCCACGCGAAGTGGCGGGCCGGACGGTATCATCGCAGATGGGGAAGACGGATTCTTGGTCCCGTTGAATGATTCTGGGTCGCTTGCGGATCGGCTGGCGCGACTCTGTATGGATGAGGAGATGAATCGCGCAATGGGCCAACGAGGACGTGTCACGATCGAGCAGCGGTACGCCGAGGTGATTGCAGCCAATACCCTCCTTGACATATGGGAGCGGATGTTGCCTAAGGCACAGAGGAAGGCAGTTCGGTCTCTTTCATCGCATGAAGGTCAGGGCGCGATACTGTGA
- a CDS encoding glycosyltransferase, producing the protein MARQHRPDVLWIDKGHYVSRDTLQAIKKETGAFLVCYNTDDICYSRNGWRLHLPGIKEYDVYFTTNRFNVEELKALGARQVILSQLGYNRELFKPHVVTVAEAQRLGAAVGFIGHWEPATEEIFLLLVSLGLPLRVRGSSWRKARNKRVLRSVIEPSAVPKEEYATAIISTKINLGINSAQSRNLSSGRTFEIPAAGGFLLAQRTIEHQGFYNEGREAEFFGSAEELADKARYYLKHDTEREKIAAAGHERCIASGYSWQELMVGLVKSVEDACLK; encoded by the coding sequence ATGGCACGTCAGCATCGGCCTGACGTTCTGTGGATTGATAAGGGTCACTATGTGTCGCGGGATACACTTCAGGCGATCAAAAAGGAAACCGGTGCGTTTCTCGTTTGCTACAATACGGACGATATTTGCTACTCTCGAAACGGTTGGCGGCTTCATTTGCCAGGCATTAAAGAATATGACGTTTATTTTACTACCAACCGATTCAACGTCGAAGAACTCAAGGCACTTGGAGCTAGGCAGGTTATACTCTCGCAATTGGGTTACAATCGAGAACTTTTTAAACCCCATGTGGTAACGGTGGCAGAGGCTCAACGACTTGGTGCGGCGGTGGGTTTTATCGGACACTGGGAGCCGGCGACAGAAGAAATCTTCCTGTTGCTCGTTAGTCTGGGTTTGCCACTTCGGGTTCGTGGGTCATCCTGGCGTAAGGCGAGGAATAAGCGAGTGTTAAGGTCTGTAATTGAGCCTTCTGCCGTTCCAAAAGAAGAATACGCTACAGCCATCATTTCAACAAAAATTAACTTAGGGATCAATTCTGCCCAGAGTCGAAACCTGTCGTCGGGGCGGACATTCGAAATCCCCGCGGCGGGAGGGTTCCTGCTGGCACAGCGTACCATTGAACATCAGGGTTTTTATAATGAAGGCAGGGAGGCTGAGTTTTTTGGTTCGGCGGAGGAACTTGCGGACAAGGCCCGTTATTACTTGAAGCATGATACCGAGCGGGAAAAAATTGCGGCAGCTGGACATGAGCGTTGCATTGCCAGTGGTTACTCTTGGCAGGAGTTAATGGTGGGGCTGGTAAAATCCGTTGAAGATGCTTGTCTGAAGTGA
- a CDS encoding FkbM family methyltransferase: MAWILRHLVVGSGIRTVSYQDRFRMYCDSDSYPSVMAACGFVYRHMDRVLNMILQPPVTFLDVGANVGFVTLLACSKVRSKEGKIVAHCFEPDPGVFTWLSENQSLNSSLFEMVANPCAVGAVEGEGELTISARSGWSTMAHEPAGGFSFLPKAGKTMVRVTTLDAYCREHGLSPTVIKIDVEGLEKEVLTGAMSILEQSRPYLLIEINPLRLAAAGTTGEDLIQQLSLSRYRLFHIDPRCVKPVHHAKRDEWRGLPEVRQDDLVMGQDFDALAVPEELATSPHTS; this comes from the coding sequence ATGGCTTGGATTCTGCGTCATTTAGTTGTTGGAAGCGGCATAAGAACGGTGTCGTATCAGGATCGCTTCAGAATGTATTGCGATAGCGATTCTTATCCATCCGTGATGGCAGCGTGCGGTTTTGTCTATCGTCACATGGATCGGGTATTAAATATGATATTGCAGCCGCCCGTGACATTCCTTGATGTGGGCGCGAACGTTGGTTTTGTCACATTGCTGGCCTGCAGCAAGGTACGTTCAAAAGAAGGCAAAATTGTTGCGCACTGCTTTGAGCCCGATCCGGGTGTGTTTACATGGCTGTCGGAAAACCAAAGTCTGAATAGCAGTTTGTTTGAGATGGTAGCCAATCCATGTGCTGTAGGGGCGGTAGAAGGTGAAGGCGAGCTGACAATTAGTGCCAGATCCGGATGGTCGACGATGGCCCATGAGCCTGCGGGTGGATTCTCCTTCTTGCCGAAGGCGGGGAAAACGATGGTTAGGGTGACAACGCTCGATGCATATTGCCGTGAACATGGATTATCTCCGACAGTCATCAAGATCGATGTGGAAGGGCTTGAGAAGGAGGTCTTGACAGGGGCCATGTCTATCCTGGAACAATCGCGCCCCTACCTTCTTATTGAGATCAACCCTCTGCGCTTGGCTGCAGCCGGAACAACCGGAGAAGATTTGATCCAGCAGCTTTCCCTTTCACGATACCGTTTATTTCACATCGACCCTCGATGCGTCAAACCTGTTCATCATGCCAAGCGTGACGAGTGGCGTGGGCTTCCAGAGGTCCGGCAAGACGATCTAGTGATGGGGCAGGATTTTGATGCGCTTGCCGTGCCTGAGGAATTGGCAACAAGTCCTCATACTAGCTAA
- a CDS encoding glycosyltransferase family 4 protein: MKVLMNMWPYFLLSHVGDYYANTEVSAMGNQFPDMQFVQVRSPAAIAAANVRALILHAAHKLRLLKRNLRILQPLFNLQCVSYLPGNYLRDIHPDVIFAHSHIPLTGHGSSTPLVAVEYFASERYMKMAGVLHCLPREIHAKRWATERAQVILTTTPASKARFDQYVPEARGRILQVPIYMPYLEPVTDDYIVQKAQEDEKLQVLFVGGAARRKGLPQVLEAFRMLEKPVKDRLKLKVVSNFQDGLVPGIEKVAEVLSNVGASYMTELMRKAHIFVFPTQFDTYGRVIVEAMAGGCAIISSNTDPQDWMLGYGRAGIAVDPASPEEIAEGLTLLAQDRNIRMNYALSAIRRFREVFYHRVVGLQYRNAFEAAIKAGAVR, from the coding sequence ATGAAAGTGTTGATGAATATGTGGCCATACTTTTTGTTGAGCCACGTGGGAGACTACTATGCCAACACGGAAGTATCCGCAATGGGGAATCAGTTTCCTGATATGCAGTTTGTGCAGGTACGGTCTCCCGCCGCGATAGCAGCTGCCAATGTGCGGGCCCTGATCTTGCATGCCGCTCACAAACTTCGACTGCTGAAAAGGAACCTGAGAATACTTCAGCCTTTATTTAATTTGCAGTGCGTATCATATCTGCCGGGTAATTACTTGCGTGATATCCATCCGGACGTGATTTTCGCCCATAGTCATATTCCCCTGACCGGGCATGGAAGTTCTACGCCGCTTGTGGCGGTAGAGTACTTTGCCTCGGAACGGTACATGAAAATGGCGGGTGTGCTCCACTGTCTTCCACGCGAGATTCACGCCAAACGATGGGCAACGGAGCGTGCCCAAGTGATATTGACCACAACCCCCGCGTCAAAGGCCCGATTTGATCAATATGTGCCGGAGGCAAGAGGCCGCATTTTACAGGTTCCCATCTACATGCCCTATCTCGAGCCGGTCACGGATGATTATATTGTGCAAAAGGCTCAAGAGGATGAAAAGCTCCAAGTTCTATTCGTTGGTGGGGCAGCTCGTCGCAAAGGATTGCCACAGGTCCTTGAAGCATTCCGCATGCTAGAAAAGCCAGTGAAGGACAGACTCAAATTAAAGGTTGTCTCCAATTTTCAGGACGGGCTGGTGCCGGGAATAGAGAAAGTAGCTGAAGTCTTATCCAATGTTGGAGCCTCATATATGACTGAACTTATGCGGAAAGCACATATCTTCGTATTTCCTACGCAGTTTGACACTTACGGCCGGGTGATCGTGGAAGCCATGGCCGGTGGTTGCGCGATAATCTCCAGCAACACCGACCCCCAGGATTGGATGCTGGGTTATGGCAGGGCCGGTATAGCGGTTGACCCAGCGTCGCCGGAGGAAATCGCCGAAGGGCTGACGCTGTTGGCTCAGGACAGGAACATTCGCATGAACTACGCGCTCTCTGCCATCAGGCGGTTTCGTGAGGTGTTCTATCATCGCGTGGTCGGCTTGCAGTATCGGAATGCATTTGAAGCAGCCATCAAGGCCGGGGCTGTTCGCTGA
- a CDS encoding class I SAM-dependent methyltransferase — translation MTGIRKLLSSTRLYAEVRYLYRSARIILSKGRFLHQEFQGGEFTWELLSEAQRKYDPLFLHASEQFASIIRPFTREFTWQVGRVYNAVFMSQDVELLYSFVRHFRPKLVIEIGSGHSTSFVSQAMSRNGVGLILSIDPVPRRSLPKRVESLKMKMEDVSKDVYASLEAGDILFIDAWHTREIATYYTQHILPLLKSGVLIHIHDIAYPYRQAYEEELVVLDFFHNHQSQFNVLTGCSFVAWNRPELVSELLPAYRWCKNRPGTSLWVMKR, via the coding sequence ATGACGGGCATTCGAAAATTACTCAGTTCCACTCGTTTGTATGCTGAAGTAAGATATTTATATCGGTCGGCTAGAATTATCCTGTCAAAAGGAAGATTTCTGCATCAAGAATTCCAAGGGGGAGAATTCACCTGGGAACTTCTGTCAGAAGCGCAGCGCAAGTACGATCCGCTCTTTCTGCATGCATCTGAACAGTTTGCAAGTATCATCCGCCCGTTCACGCGTGAATTCACCTGGCAGGTTGGCAGAGTTTATAATGCTGTCTTCATGTCACAAGATGTGGAGCTTCTGTATTCATTTGTACGCCATTTTCGCCCAAAACTTGTTATAGAAATTGGTTCGGGGCACTCTACCTCGTTTGTTTCTCAAGCTATGTCGCGTAATGGCGTGGGGCTCATTTTGAGTATTGATCCTGTGCCGAGACGTTCGCTGCCCAAAAGGGTGGAATCTTTAAAAATGAAGATGGAGGATGTTAGCAAGGACGTTTATGCCTCATTGGAGGCTGGTGACATCTTGTTTATTGATGCTTGGCACACGCGAGAAATTGCGACCTACTACACCCAACACATTCTACCTTTATTGAAAAGTGGTGTTTTGATTCACATACATGATATTGCATATCCCTATCGACAGGCATATGAGGAAGAGCTTGTAGTGCTTGATTTTTTCCATAATCATCAGTCGCAATTTAATGTTCTAACTGGGTGTTCTTTCGTTGCCTGGAATAGGCCTGAGTTAGTATCAGAGTTACTGCCTGCCTATCGCTGGTGTAAAAATCGGCCAGGGACATCATTGTGGGTAATGAAACGATAA
- a CDS encoding glycosyltransferase, with translation MDSKKQITTSSTKQMMGHHEWVRAVRTERPPLNMDEYLHEWETFFDGYSAHVDHWHQRNAGYHGAIASLYGFYIPPDASVLEIGSGNGDLLASLNPAYGLGIDISGEMVRLAAAKYPNLEFQQMCAERLTLPSRKFDYIVLSDLVGYLYDIRLVFERLRTVCHSRTRIVLNWYSRLWQPILTLAEKLGFKFPQPLLNWTTAQDISNLFYLAGFEVVQHRGHILLPKRIPLLSTIANRYLVHLPGFRSLCLTNWIVARPLEVQSDLGLPDSPPRVSVICPCRNESGNIENLVRRLPAMGSHTELIFVEGHSKDDTLQQCRGVAAAMPDKGIKVFVQEGKGKADAVRLGFSMATGDILMILDADLSVPPEDLPQYYDALIGGKGEFINGSRLVYAMDPRAMRFLNLLGNKSFALLLSWILGQPIKDTLCGTKVLRRVDYEKIANGRGYFGDFDPFGDFDLLFGASKLNLKIVEVPVRYRQRTYGETNISRFSHGWLLLKMSAKAAAKLLFVA, from the coding sequence ATGGATTCGAAGAAGCAAATCACCACATCGAGCACCAAACAAATGATGGGGCACCATGAGTGGGTTCGGGCAGTACGAACGGAACGGCCGCCCTTGAATATGGATGAATACTTGCACGAGTGGGAGACGTTCTTTGATGGCTACTCTGCCCATGTAGATCACTGGCATCAGCGCAATGCGGGCTATCATGGGGCTATTGCCTCGCTATACGGGTTCTATATACCCCCCGATGCAAGCGTGCTGGAGATTGGCAGCGGTAACGGCGACCTGCTGGCTTCCCTGAATCCTGCCTATGGCCTTGGCATTGACATCTCAGGAGAGATGGTCCGCCTCGCAGCCGCGAAATATCCTAATCTTGAATTTCAACAGATGTGCGCTGAGCGTCTGACATTACCCAGCAGAAAATTCGATTATATAGTTTTATCAGACTTGGTTGGCTATCTATATGACATTCGCCTGGTATTTGAGCGCCTCCGCACGGTTTGCCACTCACGTACGCGAATAGTTCTGAACTGGTACAGCAGGCTTTGGCAGCCAATTCTTACGCTGGCTGAGAAGCTTGGGTTCAAGTTTCCTCAACCTCTGCTTAATTGGACAACAGCGCAGGATATTTCCAATCTTTTTTACCTTGCGGGTTTCGAAGTGGTTCAGCATCGCGGGCACATTCTGTTACCTAAACGGATACCTCTTCTAAGCACAATCGCTAACCGTTATCTGGTGCATCTCCCGGGCTTCCGTTCGCTATGTCTTACCAACTGGATTGTTGCGAGGCCGCTAGAGGTTCAATCAGACCTGGGATTACCTGATTCTCCACCACGGGTTTCGGTTATTTGCCCCTGTCGTAACGAGTCGGGCAATATCGAAAACCTGGTTCGCCGCCTGCCAGCGATGGGCTCACATACAGAATTGATTTTTGTTGAGGGACATTCAAAAGACGATACCCTTCAGCAGTGTCGAGGGGTAGCGGCGGCGATGCCTGACAAAGGCATCAAGGTATTTGTTCAGGAAGGCAAGGGTAAAGCCGATGCTGTTCGATTGGGATTCTCGATGGCGACTGGAGACATACTAATGATCCTGGATGCCGATCTTAGCGTGCCCCCGGAGGATCTGCCTCAATATTATGACGCGCTCATAGGCGGTAAAGGCGAGTTTATTAATGGATCAAGATTGGTCTATGCGATGGATCCACGGGCAATGCGCTTCCTGAATCTCTTGGGCAATAAATCTTTTGCACTTTTGTTAAGCTGGATTCTGGGCCAGCCCATCAAGGATACTCTCTGCGGCACGAAAGTTCTAAGACGGGTTGACTATGAGAAAATAGCCAATGGCCGTGGTTACTTTGGCGATTTCGATCCCTTTGGTGATTTTGATCTCCTTTTCGGCGCCTCAAAGCTTAATCTTAAGATTGTTGAGGTTCCTGTCCGTTACCGGCAGCGCACCTATGGCGAGACCAACATTAGCCGATTTTCCCATGGGTGGTTATTGCTCAAGATGTCTGCCAAGGCAGCAGCAAAGTTGCTTTTTGTTGCATGA
- a CDS encoding oligosaccharide flippase family protein, translated as MSKRNFTHDLAWTTAVNIAATLLGLLTGVMLARILGPEGRGALAAIQNPATILFGVGALGITTAAAYFSGRDPSLAGRLMTTALVALLLWSIPLVAIAYLMMPFLLDAQSASVIHYAQIYLLMIPIQFAAGAPLWVLQGLGKFKLWNILRFQAPVAWLAVIGLTWMLGMVTAGAISLFYLAVMICVACVFVVLALRKVPPPHQPEVSHLPTLLRYGLPASLTAVPQQLNLRLDQLLMATFLSADTLGLYVVAVAWSGAFSPLLTSVSQVVFPRLAATHDQQVQAETLHRTLRLCVLSAAMLAVMLLALTPLVLPLLFGAAFMSAVPAALVLVVAASIASFNQVASDGLRGIGAPKLPMVAEFIGLGTTVVMLVLLLRRYELMGAAVASLASYLVTLATLVFLISRRTQVSPWKMVIPRREDLFLLWDQLLSFRRRLAG; from the coding sequence GTGAGCAAGAGGAATTTCACCCACGACCTCGCTTGGACTACGGCGGTAAATATTGCCGCGACCTTGCTTGGCCTGCTGACTGGCGTCATGCTTGCGCGGATTCTGGGTCCAGAGGGGCGTGGTGCTCTGGCCGCAATCCAGAACCCGGCTACTATTCTGTTTGGAGTTGGCGCGCTTGGGATAACTACCGCGGCGGCGTACTTCTCGGGAAGAGATCCCAGCCTTGCCGGGCGTTTGATGACTACTGCTCTGGTGGCTTTGTTATTGTGGTCAATTCCGCTCGTTGCCATCGCATACTTAATGATGCCTTTTTTGCTGGATGCTCAATCGGCCAGCGTCATACACTACGCGCAAATCTACCTGCTGATGATACCTATCCAATTTGCTGCTGGCGCTCCTCTCTGGGTGTTGCAAGGTCTTGGAAAATTTAAGCTCTGGAATATTCTGCGTTTTCAGGCCCCAGTGGCATGGCTGGCTGTGATTGGACTGACTTGGATGTTGGGGATGGTAACCGCAGGGGCTATCTCGCTGTTTTACCTGGCGGTGATGATTTGTGTCGCCTGTGTATTTGTCGTTCTGGCATTACGTAAAGTTCCACCGCCTCACCAGCCCGAAGTTTCTCATTTGCCGACACTGCTGCGTTATGGGTTACCAGCCTCCCTTACTGCTGTGCCTCAACAATTGAACCTACGCCTCGATCAACTGCTGATGGCAACATTTCTGTCAGCGGATACCTTGGGCCTTTATGTAGTGGCAGTGGCTTGGAGCGGCGCGTTCTCTCCACTTTTGACTTCGGTGTCGCAGGTTGTTTTTCCTCGATTGGCCGCCACTCACGACCAGCAAGTGCAGGCAGAAACTTTGCATCGAACCTTGCGCCTGTGTGTGTTAAGTGCCGCCATGCTGGCGGTGATGTTACTAGCGCTAACGCCCTTAGTCTTGCCGTTGCTCTTCGGGGCGGCTTTCATGTCGGCGGTTCCGGCAGCGCTGGTATTGGTTGTTGCCGCCAGCATAGCAAGTTTTAATCAGGTGGCCAGCGATGGTTTGCGAGGCATCGGGGCGCCGAAGCTGCCAATGGTCGCTGAATTTATCGGGCTCGGGACGACAGTTGTAATGCTAGTGTTGCTGCTACGTCGCTATGAATTAATGGGAGCAGCCGTGGCCTCATTAGCGAGTTATTTGGTAACGCTGGCCACTTTGGTATTTCTCATTTCACGCAGGACGCAGGTGAGTCCTTGGAAGATGGTGATTCCTCGCCGTGAGGATCTGTTTTTACTTTGGGACCAACTGCTAAGTTTCAGACGCAGGTTGGCGGGATAG
- the rffA gene encoding dTDP-4-amino-4,6-dideoxygalactose transaminase produces the protein MSKIPFNRPHMTGRELWYIAQAHHNSILSGDGPFTRRCETWLEQTVGSIRALLTHSCTGALEMAALLADLKPGDEVIMPSYTFVSTANAFVLRGAVPVFVDIRPDTLNLDERLIEAAITSRTRAIVPVHYAGVGCEMDTIMAIAEKHGLLVIADAAQAVLSRYKGRPLGSIGHLATLSFHETKNITSGEGGALLINDDRLVARAEILREKGTNRKQFMHGLVDKYTWVDVGSSYLPGEIIAAFLLAQMEEATVITENRLTCWETYHQAFASAEARGWLRRPVVPDYSDHNAHMYYVLLPSESARNGMIEKLREQGVISVFHYIPLHSSPAGLRFGRAEGELAVTNRVSATLLRLPMYAGLDEESQGKVIDSVLATFQ, from the coding sequence GTGTCAAAAATTCCTTTTAATCGCCCTCATATGACTGGCAGAGAGCTCTGGTATATCGCTCAGGCTCACCATAACAGCATATTGTCCGGCGATGGGCCATTTACCCGGCGCTGTGAAACCTGGCTAGAGCAGACGGTGGGAAGCATACGGGCGTTACTAACCCATTCCTGCACGGGGGCTCTGGAGATGGCAGCGCTCCTGGCCGATCTGAAGCCGGGTGATGAAGTCATCATGCCCTCTTACACCTTCGTTTCCACGGCCAATGCTTTTGTGTTGCGCGGGGCTGTGCCGGTGTTTGTGGATATTCGGCCCGACACATTGAATCTGGATGAGCGATTGATTGAAGCTGCGATTACTTCACGTACGCGTGCCATTGTTCCGGTACATTACGCAGGAGTAGGGTGTGAGATGGACACGATCATGGCAATTGCGGAAAAGCATGGCTTGCTTGTGATCGCAGATGCGGCACAGGCCGTGCTTTCCCGCTACAAGGGCCGCCCTCTTGGGAGCATTGGCCACTTGGCGACCCTTTCTTTTCACGAAACCAAGAACATTACGTCGGGAGAAGGTGGGGCGCTTTTAATCAACGATGATCGGTTAGTGGCTCGTGCCGAAATTTTGCGTGAAAAAGGTACGAATCGTAAGCAATTCATGCACGGTTTGGTGGATAAATACACGTGGGTAGACGTGGGATCTTCGTACCTGCCTGGTGAAATCATTGCTGCCTTTCTGCTGGCGCAAATGGAGGAAGCGACAGTGATTACGGAGAATCGACTAACGTGCTGGGAGACTTATCACCAGGCTTTTGCCAGCGCGGAGGCGCGGGGCTGGCTGCGCCGGCCAGTCGTGCCGGACTATTCTGATCATAATGCGCACATGTATTACGTGCTATTGCCGAGTGAATCCGCCCGTAATGGGATGATTGAAAAGTTGCGCGAACAGGGCGTCATCTCGGTTTTTCATTACATTCCATTGCATAGCTCACCTGCGGGGCTGCGGTTTGGACGGGCAGAGGGGGAGTTGGCAGTAACGAATCGGGTCAGTGCTACATTGTTACGCTTGCCGATGTATGCAGGACTAGATGAAGAGTCTCAGGGTAAAGTGATTGATAGTGTATTAGCGACGTTTCAATAA
- a CDS encoding formyltransferase family protein → MKPITLFLMTRKGYSVLNDSLEELGHLFEEVVVARDLNVANDYYDEISALCEKVGLKCIDRSLYQSVRTQYALAISWRWLINDLPANRLIILHDSLLPRYRGFNPLVSCLINGEPLVGVSALFGAANYDRGDIIAQSSTPIRYPIKIETAIDLVTKNYLTLARHIFSLINQEKAISGTPQEEANASISLWRDDADYHVPWDRSADWIARFVDAVGFPYKGAMTLVNGVRARIIETKPLPDIAIENRTSGKVVWMDGPHPIVVCGQGLLKVLTLLDDSNGQSMLPLQQFRTRFT, encoded by the coding sequence ATGAAACCGATTACTTTATTTCTCATGACCCGCAAGGGTTACAGTGTGCTGAATGACTCTCTTGAAGAGTTGGGCCACTTGTTTGAAGAAGTTGTCGTCGCTCGGGATCTCAATGTGGCTAATGATTACTACGATGAGATATCTGCATTGTGCGAAAAAGTCGGCCTTAAGTGCATCGACCGTAGCCTTTATCAATCTGTGAGAACTCAATACGCGTTGGCGATTTCATGGCGCTGGTTGATCAATGATTTACCTGCGAACCGTCTGATAATTCTCCATGATTCGCTATTGCCCAGATACCGGGGATTCAACCCTTTAGTGTCGTGCCTGATTAATGGTGAGCCATTAGTTGGAGTCAGTGCGCTTTTTGGTGCAGCAAACTACGATCGGGGCGATATTATCGCCCAGTCATCTACACCGATACGCTATCCAATCAAGATCGAGACAGCAATTGATCTGGTAACGAAAAATTACTTGACTCTTGCGCGTCATATTTTTTCTTTAATAAATCAAGAGAAGGCCATTTCCGGAACACCCCAAGAGGAGGCAAACGCGAGCATTAGCCTGTGGCGTGATGATGCCGATTACCATGTGCCATGGGACCGGTCAGCAGACTGGATTGCTCGATTTGTAGACGCCGTAGGCTTTCCCTATAAAGGAGCAATGACCTTAGTGAATGGTGTCCGTGCACGTATAATCGAGACTAAGCCGTTGCCAGATATCGCGATTGAAAATCGCACGTCCGGCAAAGTAGTTTGGATGGATGGGCCGCATCCCATCGTAGTATGTGGACAAGGGTTATTAAAAGTACTGACATTACTCGATGATTCGAATGGCCAGTCCATGCTTCCACTGCAACAATTCCGTACCCGCTTTACATAA